One Paraburkholderia agricolaris genomic region harbors:
- a CDS encoding amino acid permease, which produces MSLFRKKNVEHMIAASVQNAGLKKALGALDLTFLGVGAIIGTGIFVLTGTGAVQAGPALMVSFLIAAVACGFAALAYAEFASTIPVAGSIYTYSYATLGELAAWIIGWDLMLEYGLATSAVSVGWSGYLQSLLSGFGVSLPVALTAAPGALPGHETLFNLPAFLVMMAITALLSIGVRESARINNIMVAIKVTVVLLVIGVGVFHVTPANWHPFMPNGWNGVFGAAAVMFFAFIGFDSVSSAAEEVKNPKRDLPIGIIASLGVCAVLYVAVAAVVTGIVPSAQFANISHPVSYALQVVGEKWVAGFIDLGAVLGMLTVILVMAYGQTRVIFAMSRDGLLPAKLSKVHPKFATPFFTTWLVGIFFGLIGALVPLNVLAELINIGTLAAFSMVSIAVLVLRKTHPELPRAFRCPGVPVVPVLAVASCLFLMVNLQAVTWIAFVVWLLIGMVIYFGYSRRHSKLAK; this is translated from the coding sequence ATGTCCCTGTTCCGCAAGAAGAACGTCGAGCACATGATCGCCGCGAGCGTTCAGAACGCCGGCCTGAAAAAAGCGCTTGGCGCGCTCGATCTGACTTTCCTTGGCGTCGGCGCGATTATCGGCACCGGCATTTTCGTGCTGACCGGCACGGGCGCCGTTCAGGCCGGCCCGGCGCTGATGGTGTCGTTCCTGATCGCGGCGGTTGCCTGCGGTTTCGCTGCGCTCGCCTATGCCGAGTTTGCGTCGACCATTCCGGTCGCGGGGTCCATCTACACGTATTCGTACGCCACGCTTGGCGAACTGGCTGCGTGGATCATTGGCTGGGACTTGATGCTCGAGTACGGACTGGCGACGTCGGCGGTATCGGTCGGCTGGTCGGGTTATCTGCAATCGCTGCTGTCGGGTTTCGGTGTGAGCCTGCCCGTTGCACTGACTGCGGCGCCGGGCGCCTTGCCGGGGCACGAGACATTGTTCAACCTGCCGGCTTTTCTCGTGATGATGGCGATTACGGCGTTGTTGTCGATTGGCGTGCGTGAGTCTGCGCGAATCAACAACATCATGGTGGCGATCAAGGTGACCGTGGTGCTGCTGGTGATCGGCGTGGGCGTTTTCCACGTGACGCCGGCGAACTGGCATCCGTTCATGCCGAACGGCTGGAACGGCGTGTTCGGCGCGGCGGCGGTGATGTTCTTTGCGTTTATCGGGTTCGATTCCGTGTCGTCCGCGGCGGAAGAAGTGAAGAATCCGAAGCGTGATTTGCCGATCGGGATTATTGCCTCGCTGGGGGTGTGCGCGGTGCTGTACGTCGCTGTGGCGGCTGTGGTGACCGGCATTGTGCCGTCGGCGCAATTCGCGAACATTTCGCATCCGGTGTCGTATGCGTTGCAGGTCGTGGGTGAGAAGTGGGTCGCGGGATTTATCGACCTTGGCGCCGTGCTGGGCATGCTGACGGTGATTCTGGTGATGGCGTATGGCCAGACGCGGGTCATTTTCGCGATGTCGCGGGATGGCTTGTTGCCTGCGAAGCTTTCGAAGGTGCATCCGAAGTTTGCTACGCCGTTCTTTACGACATGGCTGGTGGGGATTTTCTTCGGGTTGATTGGCGCGCTGGTGCCGTTGAATGTGCTGGCTGAGTTGATCAATATCGGCACGTTGGCCGCGTTTTCGATGGTGTCGATTGCGGTTCTGGTTTTGCGTAAGACGCATCCTGAGTTGCCGCGGGCGTTCCGGTGTCCGGGTGTGCCGGTTGTGCCGGTGTTGGCTGTCGCCTCTTGCCTGTTCTTGATGGTTAATCTTCAGGCTGTGACCTGGATCGCGTTTGTGGTTTGGTTACTCATTGGGATGGTGATTTACTTTGGGTATTCGCGGCGGCATTCCAAGTTGGCTAAGTGA
- a CDS encoding sensor histidine kinase, translating into MDTSVVAPVVVPFGTHIAPSLAHAAPQSAAERELALLRARVRELSAELVQAQEAACRHVARELHDGVGAELTATRFALAGVETWLPADAPQQCAAALAVANRSLDAVCAASRQAVAELHAPSLEAGIVGSLSQWTRDFAARTNLRTSFVCAADVRLTRLPTDAALAVFRVAQEALNNIAKHARAESADVRIETGRRHLTLIVSDDGIGVTRNARSRRGHFGLSGMQARCAAFDGTLRISARRVASRRNDSGETLRGTLVRARFAWDAMLAGAPGATRRALQS; encoded by the coding sequence ATGGATACGTCGGTTGTCGCCCCGGTTGTCGTCCCGTTTGGCACTCACATTGCGCCCTCACTTGCTCACGCCGCGCCGCAATCCGCTGCTGAGCGCGAACTCGCGCTGCTGCGCGCGCGCGTGCGCGAACTGTCGGCCGAACTCGTTCAGGCGCAGGAAGCGGCTTGCCGCCATGTAGCGCGCGAACTGCACGACGGCGTGGGCGCCGAGCTCACCGCGACGCGTTTCGCCCTTGCCGGCGTCGAAACCTGGCTGCCCGCCGATGCGCCGCAGCAATGCGCCGCCGCGCTTGCCGTCGCGAATCGTTCGCTCGACGCCGTGTGCGCCGCCAGCCGCCAGGCCGTCGCGGAACTGCATGCGCCGTCGCTCGAAGCGGGGATCGTCGGCTCGCTGTCGCAATGGACTCGCGACTTCGCCGCACGCACCAACCTGCGCACGAGCTTCGTCTGCGCCGCCGACGTACGGCTCACGCGCCTGCCCACCGACGCTGCGCTGGCCGTGTTCCGGGTCGCCCAGGAAGCATTGAACAACATCGCAAAGCATGCGCGCGCCGAATCCGCCGACGTGCGGATCGAAACCGGCCGCCGTCATCTGACGCTGATCGTCAGCGACGACGGCATCGGCGTGACGCGCAACGCGCGCAGCCGTCGCGGCCACTTCGGCCTGAGCGGCATGCAGGCGCGCTGCGCCGCTTTCGACGGCACCCTGCGCATTAGCGCCCGGCGGGTTGCGTCGCGCCGCAACGACAGCGGTGAAACGTTGCGCGGCACGCTGGTACGCGCACGCTTTGCGTGGGATGCGATGCTGGCGGGCGCACCGGGCGCCACGCGCCGCGCGCTGCAATCGTGA
- a CDS encoding IS3 family transposase (programmed frameshift): MRRYSAETREWVVKQMMPPFNRAVIELAGATGITTVTLRAWRQSARQAGGFMPGNGKTSDQWSSADKFRVVLETASLNEVETSEYCRSKGIYPEQIRQWRQACEQANVPEAKLTAAQRKEVKAHQKRIRELERQLKRSDAARAEAAALLNLRKKAGRDLGQGRGRLISSPDRDEAMQLIDEAVRQGACRSRACEQLGLSIRSVQRWRLLPHDGRTQVKRAAPPNRLSEAERQAVLDAANRPGYASLTPHQIVPKLADEGVYLASESTFYRVLKAAGQGQRRGRARAPQRRTLTTHCADGPNQVWCWDITWMPTTVRGRYFYWYMMKDIYSRKLVMNEVWEQESAEHASVLLAKGCLREGVAGRPLVLHSDNGSAMKGATMRAAMIDLGVQPSFSRPRVSNDNAFAESLFRTAKYCPLWPEQPFDTLEAVRQWVQRFVQWYNEEHCHSGLKYVSPGQRHRGEASDLLARRRALYRSARMRNPARWSGAIRNWHLADAVYLNPERTSASAQMYRQAA, from the exons ATGAGACGCTATTCAGCAGAGACGCGGGAATGGGTAGTCAAACAGATGATGCCGCCGTTCAATCGTGCGGTCATCGAGCTGGCAGGGGCGACGGGCATCACGACGGTGACACTGCGTGCCTGGCGGCAGAGCGCGAGACAGGCTGGGGGATTCATGCCGGGCAATGGCAAGACAAGCGATCAATGGTCGAGCGCCGACAAGTTCAGGGTGGTGCTGGAGACGGCATCGCTGAACGAGGTGGAGACCTCAGAATACTGCCGTAGCAAGGGCATTTATCCGGAGCAGATCCGGCAGTGGCGTCAGGCGTGCGAGCAGGCCAACGTGCCGGAGGCGAAACTCACGGCTGCCCAGCGCAAGGAAGTGAAGGCTCACCAGAAGCGCATCCGTGAACTGGAGCGCCAGCTCAAGCGCAGCGATGCGGCCCGTGCGGAGGCGGCGGCGTTGCTGAACCTGCGAAAAAAAGCCG GACGCGATCTGGGGCAAGGAAGAGGAAGACTGATCAGCAGCCCGGATCGCGATGAAGCCATGCAGTTGATCGATGAAGCCGTACGGCAAGGGGCATGCCGCTCGCGAGCATGCGAGCAGTTGGGGCTCAGCATACGCAGTGTCCAGCGCTGGCGCCTGTTGCCGCATGACGGGCGCACTCAGGTGAAGCGTGCAGCGCCGCCCAACAGGCTGAGTGAAGCCGAGCGGCAGGCCGTACTCGATGCGGCCAACCGCCCGGGCTACGCGAGCCTGACGCCGCACCAGATCGTGCCGAAACTGGCCGATGAGGGGGTTTATCTGGCTTCCGAATCGACGTTCTACCGGGTGCTGAAAGCGGCAGGACAGGGCCAGCGCCGGGGCCGCGCGCGTGCCCCGCAACGACGCACGCTCACGACGCATTGTGCCGATGGTCCGAATCAGGTGTGGTGCTGGGATATCACCTGGATGCCGACCACGGTAAGGGGCCGGTACTTCTACTGGTACATGATGAAGGACATCTACAGCCGCAAGCTGGTGATGAACGAGGTCTGGGAGCAGGAGTCGGCCGAGCACGCGAGCGTGCTGCTGGCCAAGGGGTGTCTGCGTGAAGGCGTCGCCGGGCGTCCGCTGGTGCTGCACTCTGATAACGGCAGTGCAATGAAAGGCGCCACCATGCGCGCGGCGATGATCGATCTGGGTGTGCAGCCTTCGTTCAGCCGGCCGCGTGTGAGCAACGACAACGCTTTTGCCGAATCGCTGTTCCGAACGGCGAAGTACTGTCCGTTGTGGCCAGAGCAGCCGTTCGACACGCTGGAGGCGGTTCGGCAATGGGTGCAGCGCTTCGTGCAGTGGTACAACGAAGAGCACTGTCACAGCGGTCTGAAGTATGTCAGCCCGGGCCAACGTCACCGGGGCGAAGCCAGTGACCTGCTGGCCCGACGGCGAGCGCTGTACCGGAGCGCACGCATGCGAAACCCGGCGCGCTGGTCAGGAGCTATCCGGAACTGGCATCTGGCAGACGCGGTCTATCTGAATCCGGAACGAACCTCGGCCTCGGCCCAAATGTACAGGCAGGCAGCGTAA
- a CDS encoding ferredoxin--NADP reductase, whose amino-acid sequence MSNLNSQTVLSVHHWTDTLFSFTCTRDPSFRFENGQFTMVGLEVEGKPLIRAYSLASANYEEHLEFLSIKVQDGPLTSRLQHLKVGDEVLIGKKPVGTLMADNLLPGKTLWLLSTGTGLAPFMSIIKDPDIYDRYERVVLTHTCRFVDELAYKEYITDHLPAHEHLGELVQEKLLYYPTVTREAFQNRGRITELIETEKLFADLGVPGFSLEDDRVMLCGSPHMLRDTRKLLDDLGFQEGSNNAPGHYVVEKAFVG is encoded by the coding sequence ATGAGCAACCTGAATTCACAAACCGTCCTGAGCGTCCATCACTGGACTGATACGCTTTTCAGCTTCACCTGCACGCGCGATCCGTCGTTCCGTTTCGAAAACGGCCAGTTCACGATGGTGGGTCTCGAAGTGGAAGGCAAGCCGCTGATCCGCGCCTACAGCCTCGCGAGTGCGAACTATGAAGAGCACCTCGAATTCCTGAGCATCAAGGTGCAGGACGGCCCGCTCACGTCGCGTTTGCAGCATTTGAAGGTCGGCGACGAAGTCCTGATCGGCAAGAAGCCGGTCGGCACGCTGATGGCCGACAACCTGCTGCCGGGCAAGACGCTGTGGCTGCTGTCCACCGGCACCGGCCTCGCGCCATTCATGTCGATCATCAAGGATCCGGACATTTACGATCGCTATGAGCGCGTGGTCCTGACCCATACCTGCCGTTTCGTCGACGAACTGGCGTACAAGGAATACATCACGGACCACCTGCCGGCGCACGAGCATCTGGGCGAACTGGTGCAGGAAAAGCTGCTGTACTACCCGACCGTGACGCGCGAAGCGTTCCAGAACCGCGGCCGCATCACCGAGCTGATCGAAACCGAAAAACTGTTCGCCGACCTCGGCGTGCCGGGCTTCTCGCTCGAAGACGACCGCGTGATGCTGTGCGGCAGCCCGCACATGCTGCGCGACACGCGCAAGCTGCTCGACGACCTGGGTTTCCAGGAAGGCAGCAACAATGCGCCGGGTCACTACGTGGTCGAAAAGGCGTTCGTGGGTTGA
- a CDS encoding ABC transporter permease, producing MPLPDNAAPRATAASTVKKWRHLAMQREVIVLLAMVLFNLIFTPHFWSLQTFNVNMTQVVTIVIVGIGMTLVVATGGIDLSVGASMAISGALAPMLFLNIPGPGGIALAFVLPVLAAAACGVFNGLLVTRLSVQPIVATLVLFIAGRGIAQVVTDGSLQAFNTPAFQWIALGKVAGVPFQVLLMLALVVLFAWIVRKTLFGQYLLITGGNEKAAYLCGVPTATVKLIAYTVCAALAGLAGLISISVNSSSDANVVGLGVELDAIAAVAVGGTALTGGKAYIGGTLIGALIIQMLRYTLLAHGIPDAAALVVKAGIIIAAVYVQRRSR from the coding sequence ATGCCGCTGCCGGACAACGCCGCGCCGCGCGCCACGGCGGCCTCGACGGTGAAGAAATGGCGGCACCTCGCCATGCAACGCGAAGTGATCGTGCTGCTCGCGATGGTGCTGTTCAACCTGATCTTCACCCCGCACTTCTGGTCGCTGCAAACCTTCAACGTCAACATGACGCAGGTGGTGACGATCGTGATCGTCGGCATCGGCATGACGCTGGTGGTGGCGACCGGCGGCATCGATCTGTCGGTGGGCGCGTCGATGGCGATCTCGGGCGCGCTCGCGCCGATGCTGTTCCTGAACATTCCGGGACCCGGCGGCATTGCGCTCGCGTTCGTGCTGCCGGTGCTGGCGGCGGCCGCCTGCGGCGTCTTCAACGGCTTGCTGGTGACGAGGCTATCCGTCCAGCCGATTGTCGCGACGCTGGTGCTGTTCATCGCCGGGCGCGGCATCGCCCAGGTCGTCACCGACGGCAGCTTGCAGGCGTTCAACACGCCCGCCTTCCAGTGGATCGCCTTGGGCAAGGTCGCCGGCGTGCCGTTTCAGGTATTGCTGATGCTTGCGCTGGTCGTGCTGTTCGCGTGGATCGTGCGCAAAACGCTGTTCGGCCAGTATCTGCTGATCACCGGCGGCAACGAAAAGGCCGCCTATCTCTGCGGCGTGCCGACGGCCACCGTGAAGCTCATCGCCTACACGGTATGCGCCGCGCTCGCGGGACTGGCCGGACTGATCTCGATCTCGGTGAATTCGTCGTCGGATGCGAATGTGGTGGGACTCGGCGTCGAACTCGACGCGATCGCCGCAGTGGCGGTCGGCGGCACGGCGCTGACGGGTGGCAAGGCGTATATCGGCGGCACGCTGATCGGCGCGCTGATCATCCAGATGCTGCGCTATACGCTGCTCGCGCACGGCATTCCCGACGCGGCGGCCCTGGTAGTGAAAGCCGGCATCATCATCGCGGCAGTTTATGTGCAGCGGCGCTCACGGTAA
- the rqpR gene encoding response regulator transcription factor RqpR (The RqpSR system (Regulating Quorum sensing and Pathogenicity Sensor kinase and Response regulator) co-occurs with and modulates the expression of cis-2-dodecenoic acid quorum-sensing systems.), with amino-acid sequence MSLRILLADDHAVVRQGVRQLLLDRGIAREVTEAQSGVEALDAVAQHSYDVVLLDISLPDMNGVEVLKRLKRKAPRVAVLMFSMYREDQYAVRALKAGAAGYLSKTVDAAQMIGAIQQVAAGRKYVSPAMAEALADYVSFDGEQLPHEKLSDREYQTLCMLASGKRLTDIATTLSLSVKTVSVYRTRLLEKMKLRNNAELTFYVMSNRLVDLNPAMAG; translated from the coding sequence ATGAGCCTGCGCATCCTGCTCGCCGACGACCATGCCGTGGTTCGCCAGGGCGTCCGCCAGTTGCTGCTCGACCGCGGCATCGCGCGCGAAGTCACCGAGGCGCAAAGCGGCGTCGAGGCGCTCGACGCCGTCGCCCAGCACAGCTACGACGTGGTGCTGCTCGACATTTCGCTGCCCGACATGAACGGCGTCGAAGTGCTCAAGCGCCTGAAACGCAAGGCGCCGCGCGTGGCCGTGCTGATGTTCTCGATGTACCGCGAGGACCAGTACGCCGTGCGCGCGTTGAAAGCCGGCGCCGCCGGCTACCTGTCGAAAACCGTCGACGCCGCGCAGATGATCGGCGCAATCCAGCAGGTCGCGGCGGGCCGCAAGTACGTCAGCCCGGCCATGGCCGAAGCGCTGGCGGACTATGTCTCTTTCGACGGCGAACAATTGCCCCACGAAAAGCTCTCGGACCGCGAATACCAGACGCTGTGCATGCTGGCGTCCGGCAAGCGGCTGACGGACATCGCCACGACGTTATCGCTGTCGGTGAAGACGGTCAGCGTGTACCGCACGCGGCTGCTCGAGAAGATGAAGCTGCGCAATAACGCCGAACTGACCTTTTATGTGATGAGCAATCGTCTCGTCGATCTGAATCCGGCGATGGCCGGCTGA
- a CDS encoding sugar ABC transporter ATP-binding protein: MQDIGISFGGVPALRSANLSVAAGEVHALIGQNGAGKSTMIKILTGAYRRGSGSVRFEGREVDFRTPKQAREAGISTIYQEINLVPFRSVAENIFLGREPRRFGLIDWRAVQTRAAALLESFGLQIDVKKPVGRYSTAIQQMVALARAVSSDAKMVIMDESTSSLDEREVELLFTVVRKLRDDGRAVIFVSHRLDELYALCDRVTVMRDGQTVAQSTMAEMDKLQLVTTMLGRTLAAVVQEDAAAREANLARRGKQAIAAMHLGTHPKVSDVSLEVHAGEAVGLAGLLGSGRTETMRLMFGADPLEQGSLSIGGEAVTLKSPQDAIARGLAYLTEDRKAEGIVPELSVRDNLTLVCLRTLAKNGVVDVKKQQAIVERFIASLGIKLRSADQPIRELSGGNQQKVLLARWLAAEPSLLLLDEPTRGIDVGAKADVAKIVRELRDAGLAVLLSASELEELTAVADRAVVIRDGRTVAELNGADMSETAIMDAIAYGSDGQSQLVEAAQTANAAHIEDALEGDRHGA; this comes from the coding sequence ATGCAGGATATCGGCATCAGCTTCGGCGGCGTACCCGCGCTGCGCAGCGCCAATCTGAGCGTGGCGGCCGGCGAAGTGCACGCGCTGATCGGCCAGAACGGCGCCGGCAAATCGACCATGATCAAGATCCTGACCGGCGCTTATCGGCGCGGCTCGGGCAGCGTGCGCTTCGAAGGCCGCGAAGTCGATTTCCGCACCCCGAAACAGGCGCGCGAAGCGGGCATCAGCACGATCTATCAGGAGATCAACCTGGTGCCGTTCCGCTCCGTGGCAGAGAACATTTTCCTCGGCCGTGAGCCACGCCGTTTCGGTCTGATCGACTGGCGTGCGGTGCAGACGCGCGCCGCCGCCCTGCTCGAATCGTTCGGCTTGCAGATCGATGTGAAGAAACCGGTCGGCCGCTATTCGACTGCGATCCAGCAGATGGTGGCGCTGGCGCGCGCCGTCTCGTCGGATGCGAAGATGGTCATCATGGACGAGTCCACCTCGTCGCTCGACGAACGCGAAGTGGAACTGCTCTTCACCGTGGTGCGCAAGCTGCGCGACGACGGCCGCGCGGTGATCTTCGTCTCGCACCGGCTCGACGAACTGTATGCGCTATGCGACCGCGTCACCGTGATGCGCGACGGCCAGACGGTCGCGCAAAGCACGATGGCGGAGATGGACAAGCTGCAACTCGTCACGACGATGCTCGGCCGCACCCTCGCCGCCGTCGTGCAGGAAGATGCCGCCGCGCGCGAGGCGAATCTCGCGCGGCGCGGCAAGCAGGCGATCGCCGCGATGCATCTGGGCACACATCCGAAAGTGAGCGATGTGTCGCTCGAAGTGCATGCGGGCGAAGCGGTCGGTCTCGCGGGCCTGCTCGGCTCGGGCCGCACCGAAACCATGCGCCTGATGTTCGGCGCCGATCCGCTTGAACAAGGCTCGTTGTCGATTGGCGGCGAGGCGGTGACGTTGAAGTCGCCACAGGATGCCATCGCGCGCGGCCTCGCTTACCTCACCGAGGACCGCAAGGCCGAAGGCATCGTCCCCGAACTCTCGGTGCGCGACAACCTCACGCTCGTCTGCTTGCGCACGCTGGCGAAGAACGGCGTGGTGGACGTGAAGAAACAGCAGGCGATTGTCGAGCGTTTCATTGCGTCGCTCGGCATCAAGCTGCGCTCGGCCGATCAGCCGATTCGCGAATTGTCCGGCGGCAATCAGCAGAAGGTGCTGCTCGCCCGCTGGCTTGCCGCTGAGCCTTCGCTCCTGCTGCTCGACGAGCCGACGCGCGGCATCGACGTCGGCGCGAAAGCCGATGTCGCGAAGATCGTGCGCGAACTGCGCGATGCGGGCCTTGCCGTGCTGCTGTCCGCTTCCGAGCTCGAAGAACTGACCGCCGTAGCCGACCGCGCGGTGGTGATCCGCGACGGCCGCACGGTCGCCGAACTGAACGGTGCGGACATGAGCGAGACCGCGATCATGGACGCTATCGCCTACGGCAGCGACGGCCAGTCGCAACTGGTCGAAGCCGCGCAAACGGCAAACGCCGCACATATCGAAGACGCGTTGGAGGGCGACCGTCATGGCGCTTAA
- a CDS encoding ABC transporter permease has translation MKKNLPILIALVALVVLGLVRYDHFGSAYNITSFWRYNSMFALISIGMAFVIITGGIDLSVGTVAALASVVAALTSVYGGWVAVLAGCAAGMAVGVLNGLIITRLKILPFIVTLATSLGAHGVALLLGKNDAVSIAADSNFGNFGQGDLFGLPIPGIVAVVAAVAGWLALRSTRFGRHSLAIGGSDEAARLMGLNVDRTLVMAYAVSGLLAGMAGVILAAQFGAGQPNEGVGWELFAISAVVLGGTLLTGGEGSIAMTIAGVLLLGLVFNLLNFENGLGFISLSAYWQSVIRGVFLLLVIVLQARVLKQRGKKRVTAPA, from the coding sequence ATGAAAAAGAACCTCCCCATCCTGATCGCCCTCGTCGCGCTCGTCGTGCTCGGCCTCGTGCGTTACGACCATTTCGGCTCGGCCTACAACATCACCTCGTTCTGGCGCTACAACTCGATGTTCGCGCTGATCTCGATCGGCATGGCCTTCGTCATCATCACGGGCGGGATCGATTTGTCGGTCGGCACGGTGGCCGCTCTGGCCAGCGTCGTCGCCGCGTTGACCAGCGTGTACGGCGGCTGGGTCGCCGTTCTGGCCGGTTGTGCGGCGGGCATGGCCGTCGGCGTGCTCAACGGTCTGATCATCACGCGACTGAAAATCCTGCCCTTCATCGTGACGCTCGCCACCAGTCTCGGCGCGCACGGCGTCGCGCTGCTGCTCGGCAAGAACGATGCGGTGTCGATTGCCGCCGACTCGAACTTCGGCAACTTCGGTCAAGGCGATCTGTTCGGCCTGCCGATCCCGGGGATCGTCGCGGTGGTGGCCGCCGTGGCCGGCTGGCTCGCGCTGCGCAGCACGCGCTTCGGGCGGCATTCGCTGGCCATCGGCGGCAGCGACGAAGCGGCGCGGCTGATGGGCCTGAACGTCGACCGCACGCTGGTGATGGCTTACGCGGTAAGCGGCCTGCTCGCCGGCATGGCGGGCGTCATCCTCGCCGCGCAGTTCGGCGCGGGACAGCCGAACGAAGGCGTCGGCTGGGAGTTGTTCGCGATCTCGGCGGTGGTGCTCGGCGGCACTTTGCTCACCGGTGGCGAAGGCTCGATTGCGATGACGATCGCCGGTGTGCTACTGCTCGGACTGGTGTTCAATCTGCTGAATTTCGAGAATGGGCTTGGGTTCATCAGCCTCTCGGCGTACTGGCAATCGGTGATTCGCGGGGTTTTCCTGCTGCTGGTGATCGTGCTGCAGGCAAGGGTCCTGAAGCAGCGCGGCAAGAAGCGTGTGACGGCCCCGGCCTGA